One region of Malania oleifera isolate guangnan ecotype guangnan chromosome 6, ASM2987363v1, whole genome shotgun sequence genomic DNA includes:
- the LOC131157266 gene encoding hydroxyphenylpyruvate reductase-like — protein MSISEFGQRKSTVRNPTKTLTLIVIITLMDTIGVLTMYPMSQYLEEQLRQRFNLLKFWDLSSKAEFLHRNSHSIRAVVGNAKYGADAALIDALPKLEIVASYSVGFDQIDLAKCRERGVRVTNTPDVLTDDVADLAIGLVLATLRRICECDRFVKRGAWNKGDYKLTTKFSGKSVGIVGLGRIGSAIAKRAEAFGCQVSYHSRSMKPQTNYKYYSNIIDLASNCEILIVACTLTDETHHIVSHKVIDALGPEGILINIGRGAHVDESELVSALLEGRLAGAGLDVFENEPEVPEELFSLENVVLVPHVGSDTLETCKAMADLVIGNLEAHFQNKPLLTPVI, from the exons ATGTCAATATCTGAGTTTGGACAACGCAAAAGCACCGTAAGGAACCcaacaaaaaccctaaccctgatTGTAATAATCACACTCATGGACACCATTGGCGTCTTGACGATGTACCCGATGTCTCAATACCTCGAAGAGCAGCTCCGGCAGCGATTCAATCTCCTCAAATTCTGGGACTTGAGTTCAAAGGCTGAATTTTTACACAGAAATTCACACTCCATCCGCGCCGTCGTTGGAAATGCCAAGTACGGCGCCGACGCCGCGTTGATCGACGCCCTCCCGAAGCTGGAGATCGTCGCGAGTTACAGTGTGGGGTTTGATCAGATCGATTTGGCGAAATGCAGGGAAAGAGGCGTTAGGGTCACGAACACGCCCGATGTGTTGACGGACGACGTTGCAGATTTGGCAATTGGGTTGGTGCTGGCGACTTTGAGGAGGATTTGCGAGTGCGATCGGTTTGTGAAGAGAGGAGCGTGGAACAAAGGTGATTACAAGCTGACTACGAAG TTCAGTGGTAAATCAGTTGGCATTGTTGGGTTGGGCAGGATTGGATCAGCAATTGCGAAGAGAGCTGAAGCATTTGGCTGCCAAGTCAGTTACCACTCCAGATCCATGAAACCACAAACGAATTACAAGTACTATTCGAACATCATTGACTTGGCATCCAACTGCGAAATCCTGATCGTTGCTTGCACTCTAACAGACGAAACCCACCACATTGTCAGCCATAAAGTCATTGATGCATTGGGTCCTGAAGGCATTCTCATCAACATTGGACGGGGTGCACATGTTGACGAATCCGAGCTTGTGTCTGCCCTGCTGGAAGGGCGGTTGGCTGGAGCTGGACTCGATGTGTTTGAAAACGAGCCTGAGGTGCCCGAAGAACTGTTTAGTCTCGAGAACGTGGTTCTAGTGCCCCATGTGGGAAGTGACACTCTGGAAACTTGCAAGGCCATGGCTGACCTTGTGATTGGGAACTTGGAGGCGCACTTTCAGAACAAGCCACTGCTAACACCAGTGATCTAA
- the LOC131157267 gene encoding dynein light chain 1, cytoplasmic-like has protein sequence MLEGKALVEDTDMPKKMQIQAMASASQALDLYDVLDCKSIAAHIKKEFDVRYGGGWQCVVGSNFGCFFTHSKGTFIYFTLETLNFLIFKGASSANST, from the exons atgttgGAAGGGAAAGCTTTGGTGGAAGACACAGACATGCCAAAGAAGATGCAGATCCAAGCCATGGCTTCTGCTTCTCAGGCTCTGGATCTCTATGATGTTCTTGACTGCAAATCCATAGCTGCCCACATAAAAAAG GAGTTTGATGTGAGATATGGTGGTGGATGGCAATGCGTGGTGGGTTCCAATTTCGGTTGTTTCTTCACTCATTCTAAAGGAACTTTCATCTATTTCACGCTCGAGACTCTCAATTTCCTAATCTTCAAAGGGGCTTCCTCTGCCAACTCAACCTGA